From a region of the Paenibacillus lutimineralis genome:
- a CDS encoding baseplate J/gp47 family protein has translation MANLPLFLQNQTEDEIMQRMLDRVPTDIDKSEGSFIWDAQAPVAFLLSEAAIWAQQVLERGFASTAFGEYLDLRVAEHGLTRRAAVAAVGNVQFTGTPGKTVPVGTGVATPADEVSGESSIEYVTAAEVTLNDEGVGVAPIRAVVPGKAGNVPAGVIDVMSTPISGISAVTNLEPVTGGADIESDESLLERFYSRVRNQGTSGNKAQYIQWANEVPGVGGVQVSPLWKGPGTVGIYLLDMDKRAASPEIVQNAQEYIDPTMDGQGEGQAPAGPIVTIMAAEEVPINISVQLTLAAGATLNDVKTQIESGVTAYLKLLAFVDLLVRFTRIAAVLLDIPPIIDYSDLMVNGASDINIQISPGQVAVLGAVEVYE, from the coding sequence ATGGCGAATCTACCGTTATTCCTACAAAATCAAACCGAAGACGAAATTATGCAGCGCATGCTGGATCGAGTGCCCACAGATATCGATAAATCCGAGGGCTCTTTTATTTGGGATGCCCAGGCACCGGTTGCATTTTTATTATCCGAGGCTGCCATTTGGGCGCAACAGGTACTTGAACGGGGGTTCGCAAGTACAGCTTTTGGGGAATATCTTGATCTACGGGTAGCTGAGCATGGATTGACCCGGCGGGCTGCTGTTGCTGCAGTCGGGAATGTGCAGTTTACAGGGACACCAGGCAAAACTGTACCCGTTGGGACTGGGGTGGCCACGCCTGCAGATGAAGTGTCTGGCGAATCATCGATAGAGTATGTAACAGCTGCCGAGGTTACATTGAATGATGAAGGTGTAGGTGTAGCACCAATTCGAGCAGTTGTTCCGGGGAAAGCCGGGAATGTTCCTGCTGGGGTAATCGATGTTATGTCTACACCGATTAGTGGGATCTCGGCTGTGACAAATCTTGAACCCGTCACGGGTGGGGCGGATATTGAGTCGGACGAGTCACTTCTTGAACGATTCTATTCCCGAGTACGCAACCAAGGAACGAGTGGTAATAAGGCACAATACATCCAATGGGCTAATGAAGTTCCGGGCGTAGGTGGTGTTCAGGTCTCACCGCTCTGGAAAGGTCCCGGAACGGTTGGCATTTACTTGTTAGACATGGACAAGCGTGCTGCAAGTCCTGAGATCGTCCAGAATGCACAAGAGTATATTGATCCTACGATGGATGGTCAAGGGGAAGGACAAGCGCCTGCGGGTCCGATCGTGACGATCATGGCTGCAGAAGAAGTGCCTATTAATATATCTGTGCAGCTCACGCTTGCAGCTGGAGCAACACTTAACGATGTAAAAACGCAGATTGAGAGCGGGGTCACTGCCTATTTGAAACTGCTTGCTTTCGTTGATCTTCTCGTTAGGTTTACCCGTATTGCTGCCGTGCTGCTGGATATTCCGCCGATCATAGACTATTCAGATTTAATGGTTAACGGTGCGTCAGATATTAATATTCAGATTAGTCCGGGACAGGTTGCTGTTCTTGGGGCGGTGGAAGTGTATGAGTGA
- a CDS encoding YmfQ family protein: MSDLNISSPMGREMFSYMPAYYENSRVIRADLNSKGAELDGLYKALNETLDQFFVRTATWGLDRWELELGIAIENGKPIEQRRAVVESKLRGAGQFSGRLVKNVAEAYDGGTVDVSFQPAEWSFTIKFVDTIGVPPNLDDLKMVIEEIKPAHLKVEYEFSYLLLRDIHGVITLNQIEQIPLSKFAGGGPIGK, from the coding sequence ATGAGTGATCTTAATATAAGCAGTCCCATGGGCAGAGAAATGTTCTCTTATATGCCCGCTTATTACGAGAACTCACGGGTTATTCGTGCAGATCTAAATTCTAAGGGTGCGGAGCTAGACGGACTTTACAAAGCACTTAATGAAACACTAGATCAATTCTTCGTCCGAACAGCGACTTGGGGACTGGACAGATGGGAATTGGAACTCGGCATCGCTATTGAAAATGGTAAACCGATAGAGCAACGCCGTGCAGTTGTGGAATCCAAGCTGCGCGGGGCTGGACAATTCTCCGGACGGCTCGTGAAGAACGTGGCCGAAGCTTACGATGGCGGAACCGTTGATGTATCATTTCAGCCTGCCGAGTGGAGCTTCACGATTAAGTTCGTGGATACGATCGGTGTCCCACCTAATCTAGATGATCTGAAGATGGTCATCGAGGAGATTAAGCCGGCGCATTTGAAGGTGGAGTATGAATTCAGCTACTTATTGCTTAGAGACATTCATGGGGTGATAACGCTCAACCAAATAGAACAGATACCATTAAGTAAATTTGCAGGAGGTGGTCCGATTGGCAAGTGA